From one Candidatus Caldatribacterium sp. genomic stretch:
- a CDS encoding ABC transporter ATP-binding protein: MLYVERLQVAVGDSLILNGVDLEIGEGEVHVLLGPNGAGKTTLLMAIMGMPGYRIVGGRIFFQGKDITYLDVEERARLGIGMAFQKMPTISGITLRMLGRIVLDRQGVTDSLEEVAARVNCSYLLDRDVGKGFSGGEMKRAELFQLLLQRPLFSMVDEPESGVDLDSIALVGRALRELFERDQVRTKKRSGLVITHTGYILEYLNADRGHVLMNGRIVCSGNPRDLFADIKEKGYEECARCDR, encoded by the coding sequence ATGCTCTACGTAGAGCGGTTGCAGGTTGCGGTTGGTGATTCTCTCATCCTCAACGGTGTAGACCTTGAGATTGGAGAAGGAGAGGTCCATGTTCTTCTTGGTCCCAATGGTGCCGGGAAAACAACGCTCCTCATGGCCATAATGGGAATGCCGGGGTACCGCATTGTGGGGGGAAGGATTTTCTTCCAGGGGAAGGATATCACCTATCTCGATGTGGAGGAACGGGCACGCCTTGGCATTGGTATGGCTTTTCAGAAAATGCCCACGATAAGCGGTATTACCCTCCGTATGCTTGGGCGCATTGTTCTTGACAGACAAGGTGTAACCGATTCCCTTGAAGAGGTTGCCGCGCGGGTGAATTGCTCCTACCTCCTTGACCGGGATGTGGGAAAAGGGTTCTCGGGGGGAGAAATGAAACGGGCAGAACTCTTCCAGCTCCTTCTCCAGCGCCCTCTCTTCTCTATGGTCGATGAGCCCGAGTCAGGAGTGGACCTTGACAGCATCGCCCTTGTGGGCCGGGCTCTTCGGGAACTCTTTGAGCGGGACCAGGTGCGGACGAAGAAGCGCTCTGGCCTTGTCATTACTCACACAGGGTACATCCTTGAGTACCTCAACGCCGACCGGGGACATGTCCTGATGAACGGCCGAATCGTGTGCAGTGGCAATCCCCGGGATCTCTTCGCCGATATCAAGGAGAAGGGATACGAGGAATGCGCGAGGTGTGACCGATGA